One window of the Trifolium pratense cultivar HEN17-A07 linkage group LG2, ARS_RC_1.1, whole genome shotgun sequence genome contains the following:
- the LOC123911471 gene encoding DEAD-box ATP-dependent RNA helicase 7-like isoform X1 codes for MPSLSITNDAVSMESPKQKSLKKKKEKLQNDIVMEEESAKKSSKKRKKSSDDDEETKSGTSSDEGSRMKVKKEKKKKKSKVEDDEEVEAVVVKKDDPNAVSNFRISEPLKMKLKENGIEALFPIQAMTFNTILDGADLVGRARTGQGKTLAFVLPILESLTNGPAKSVRKTGYGRVPSVLVLLPTRELANQVYADFELYGSSLGLAACAVYGGAPYGPQENKLRRGVDIVIGTPGRIKDHIEKGNIDLSHLKFRVLDEADEMLRMGFVDDVELILGKVQDVTKVQTLLFSATLPSWVKQISTKFLKADKKTADLVGNEKMKASTNVRHIILPCNHTAMAQLIPDIIRCYSSGGRTIIFAEKKESASELAGLLPGARALHGDIQQSQREVTLKAFRSGKFMTLVATNVAARGLDINDVQLIIQCEPPRDVEAYIHRSGRTGRAGNTGVAVMLYDPRRSNIAKIEREAGIKFEHVSAPQPDEIAKAMGGDAASMITEVSDSVIPAFKSAAEELLKNSGLSAVELLAKALAKAVVSTLSFLFFLYIIYNLFSRCIKKPSSICFSDLEKCYLQGYTDVKKRSLLTSMENYVTLILEGGKPMFTPSFAFGTLRRFVPEDKVDAVQGLALTADGQGAVFDVPAKDLDVFLNSQKNAVNVSLKIAKELPSLQQREDNRPSRYGGGRGFSGGRNGGFRFGGRSGGGGRGFGGGRGGGKRW; via the exons ATGCCTTCACTATCTATAACTAACGACGCCGTTTCAATGGAAAGCCCTAAGCAAAAATcactgaagaagaagaaggaaaagcTTCAAAACGACATCGTTATGGAGGAAGAATCAGCGAAGAAGAGTTcaaagaagaggaagaaatcttcagatgatgatgaagaaactAAGAGTGGAACTAGCTCCGATGAAGGTTCTAGAATGAAAGTGAAgaaggagaaaaagaagaagaaatcgaaggttgaagatgatgaagaagttgAAGCTGTTGTTGTGAAGAAGGATGATCCTAATGCTGTTTCGAATTTTAGAATTTCGGAACCGTTGAAGATGAAATTGAAGGAAAACGGTATTGAAGCTTTGTTTCCGATTCAAGCTATGACTTTTAATACTATTCTTGATGGTGCTGATTTGGTTGGTCGTGCTCGTACTGGTCAG GGTAAAACTCTGGCATTTGTGTTGCCCATATTAGAGTCATTGACAAATGGTCCAGCTAAATCGGTTAGAAAAACTGGTTATGGAAGGGTCCCAAGTGTCCTCGTGCTTTTACCTACTAGGGAATTGGCCAATCAG GTGTATGCCGACTTTGAACTTTATGGTTCGTCCCTGGGATTGGCTGCTTGCGCTGTATATGGTGGAGCTCCATATGGACCTCAGGAGAATAAGCTCAGGAGAGGTGTTGATATCGTTATTGGAACACCAGGTCGTATTAAG GATCATATTGAGAAGGGAAATATTGACCTGAGCCACCTAAAGTTCCGTGTCCTTGATGAGGCTGATGAGATGTTGAGGATGggttttgttgatgatgttgaaCTCATTCTAG GCAAGGTACAAGATGTTACTAAAGTACAGACCCTTCTTTTCAGTGCTACGTTGCCAAGCTGGGTTAAGCAA ATTTCTACAAAATTTCTGAAAGCAGATAAGAAAACTGCTGATCTTGTTGGGAATGAGAAAATGAAGGCTAGCACCAATGTTAGGCATATTATTCTTCCATGTAATCATACTGCTATGGCACAGCTTATCCCTGACATTATTCGCTGTTATAGCAG TGGAGGCCGGACAATTATATTTGCCGAGAAAAAGGAGTCGGCTTCAGAGCTTGCTGGATTGTTGCCTGGTGCAAGAGCTCTCCATGGTGATATACAGCAGTCACAACGTGAG GTTACATTGAAAGCTTTTAGGTCTGGGAAATTCATGACATTGGTGGCAACCAATGTGGCGGCTAGGGGTCTAGACATTAATGATGTTCAGTTGATTATCCAG TGTGAGCCTCCCCGGGATGTAGAAGCATATATACATCGATCTGGGCGGACAGGAAGAGCTG GCAACACTGGAGTTGCTGTGATGCTTTATGATCCCAGAAGGTCGAATATAGCTAAAATAGAAAGAGAAGCAGGTATAAAATTTGAACACGTATCTGCTCCTCAGCCTGATGAAATTGCCAAAGCTATGGGTGGGGATGCTGCTTCAATGATTACTGAAGTGTCTGATAG TGTAATTCCTGCATTCAAATCTGCTGCTGAGGAACTTTTGAAGAACTCTGGTTTATCAGCTGTTGAGTTACTTGCAAAAGCTCTTGCCAAGGCTGTTGTAAGTACATTATCCttccttttttttctctacataatttataatttattttctcgATGTATTAAGAAACCATCATCCATATGTTTCTCTGATTTGGAAAAATGTTATTTGCAGGGTTATACTGATGTAAAGAAAAGATCACTACTGACTTCAATGGAGAATTATGTTACATTAATTCTTGAGGGAGGAAAACCTATGTTCACCCCATC CTTTGCATTTGGAACCCTGAGGAGATTTGTACCTGAGGATAAGGTTGACGCAGTACAAGGTCTTGCTCTAACTGCAGATGGACAGGGTGCTGTTTTTGATGTACCAGCCAAGGACTTGGATGTATTTCTTAACA GTCAAAAGAATGCTGTTAATGTAAGCCTAAAGATTGCTAAGGAATTGCCAAGTTTACAACAAAGAGAGGACAATAGACCAAGCAGATATGGTGGTGGCCGTGGGTTTTCAGGTGGAAGAAACGGAGGGTTTAGGTTTGGTGGAAGAAGTGGTGGTGGCGGAAGAGGTTTTGGAGGAGGCAGAGGAGGTGGAAAGAGATGGTAA
- the LOC123911473 gene encoding uncharacterized protein LOC123911473, with protein sequence MTIPSARFIQKMSNLPDIAEAPADFLNAKARDGVANGDDADNYIEPAKDMNHRYDKTHPDIRPYSMMTRTGYMEYNPMKNRGKLPEIYARVVGQYIGDTFFLQDINENQIQVSVLKKNNSEIYFTHGWSRLRDFYNINAGAWITLLLISPFVFSSGFDSLLAWRSPILIKLLHINSCWKNLFLNHLQMDLFPTLFFQEFLHIVLRKLSLFLMSILGL encoded by the exons A TGACAATCCCATCTGCGAGATTCATCCAAAAAATGTCCAACCTACCTGACATAGCCGAAGCTCCTGCTGATTTCTTGAATGCCAAAGCTCGTGATGGTGTTGCAAATGGTGACGATGCTGATAATTACATCGAACCTGCTAAAG ATATGAACCATCGCTACGACAAGACGCATCCTGATATTCGTCCTTACTCCATGATGACAAGAACAGGGTATATGGAGTACAATCCCATGAAA AATCGAGGGAAGCTACCGGAAATTTATGCACGTGTTGTTGGTCAGTACATTGgtgatacattttttttacaggaCATCAACGAAAACCAAATCCAAGTATCTGTACTCAAAAAGAACAATTCAGAAATATATTTCACTCATGGCTGGTCTCGGTTGAGAGATTTTTATAACATCAACGCTGGCGCTTGGATTACTCTTTTGCTCATCAgtccttttgttttttcatcCGGGTTCGATTCATTACTGGCATGGAGATCACCTATCCTCATAAAACTCCTCCATATAAACTCATGTTGGAAAAACCTTTTCTTGAATCATCTTCAAATGGACCTATTCCCTACTTTGTTCTTCCAAGAGTTTTTGCACATAGTCTTGAGAAAACTCTCACTATTTCTGATGTCCATACTGGGACTTTG A
- the LOC123911471 gene encoding DEAD-box ATP-dependent RNA helicase 7-like isoform X2 — MPSLSITNDAVSMESPKQKSLKKKKEKLQNDIVMEEESAKKSSKKRKKSSDDDEETKSGTSSDEGSRMKVKKEKKKKKSKVEDDEEVEAVVVKKDDPNAVSNFRISEPLKMKLKENGIEALFPIQAMTFNTILDGADLVGRARTGQGKTLAFVLPILESLTNGPAKSVRKTGYGRVPSVLVLLPTRELANQVYADFELYGSSLGLAACAVYGGAPYGPQENKLRRGVDIVIGTPGRIKDHIEKGNIDLSHLKFRVLDEADEMLRMGFVDDVELILGKVQDVTKVQTLLFSATLPSWVKQISTKFLKADKKTADLVGNEKMKASTNVRHIILPCNHTAMAQLIPDIIRCYSSGGRTIIFAEKKESASELAGLLPGARALHGDIQQSQREVTLKAFRSGKFMTLVATNVAARGLDINDVQLIIQCEPPRDVEAYIHRSGRTGRAGNTGVAVMLYDPRRSNIAKIEREAGIKFEHVSAPQPDEIAKAMGGDAASMITEVSDSVIPAFKSAAEELLKNSGLSAVELLAKALAKAVGYTDVKKRSLLTSMENYVTLILEGGKPMFTPSFAFGTLRRFVPEDKVDAVQGLALTADGQGAVFDVPAKDLDVFLNSQKNAVNVSLKIAKELPSLQQREDNRPSRYGGGRGFSGGRNGGFRFGGRSGGGGRGFGGGRGGGKRW; from the exons ATGCCTTCACTATCTATAACTAACGACGCCGTTTCAATGGAAAGCCCTAAGCAAAAATcactgaagaagaagaaggaaaagcTTCAAAACGACATCGTTATGGAGGAAGAATCAGCGAAGAAGAGTTcaaagaagaggaagaaatcttcagatgatgatgaagaaactAAGAGTGGAACTAGCTCCGATGAAGGTTCTAGAATGAAAGTGAAgaaggagaaaaagaagaagaaatcgaaggttgaagatgatgaagaagttgAAGCTGTTGTTGTGAAGAAGGATGATCCTAATGCTGTTTCGAATTTTAGAATTTCGGAACCGTTGAAGATGAAATTGAAGGAAAACGGTATTGAAGCTTTGTTTCCGATTCAAGCTATGACTTTTAATACTATTCTTGATGGTGCTGATTTGGTTGGTCGTGCTCGTACTGGTCAG GGTAAAACTCTGGCATTTGTGTTGCCCATATTAGAGTCATTGACAAATGGTCCAGCTAAATCGGTTAGAAAAACTGGTTATGGAAGGGTCCCAAGTGTCCTCGTGCTTTTACCTACTAGGGAATTGGCCAATCAG GTGTATGCCGACTTTGAACTTTATGGTTCGTCCCTGGGATTGGCTGCTTGCGCTGTATATGGTGGAGCTCCATATGGACCTCAGGAGAATAAGCTCAGGAGAGGTGTTGATATCGTTATTGGAACACCAGGTCGTATTAAG GATCATATTGAGAAGGGAAATATTGACCTGAGCCACCTAAAGTTCCGTGTCCTTGATGAGGCTGATGAGATGTTGAGGATGggttttgttgatgatgttgaaCTCATTCTAG GCAAGGTACAAGATGTTACTAAAGTACAGACCCTTCTTTTCAGTGCTACGTTGCCAAGCTGGGTTAAGCAA ATTTCTACAAAATTTCTGAAAGCAGATAAGAAAACTGCTGATCTTGTTGGGAATGAGAAAATGAAGGCTAGCACCAATGTTAGGCATATTATTCTTCCATGTAATCATACTGCTATGGCACAGCTTATCCCTGACATTATTCGCTGTTATAGCAG TGGAGGCCGGACAATTATATTTGCCGAGAAAAAGGAGTCGGCTTCAGAGCTTGCTGGATTGTTGCCTGGTGCAAGAGCTCTCCATGGTGATATACAGCAGTCACAACGTGAG GTTACATTGAAAGCTTTTAGGTCTGGGAAATTCATGACATTGGTGGCAACCAATGTGGCGGCTAGGGGTCTAGACATTAATGATGTTCAGTTGATTATCCAG TGTGAGCCTCCCCGGGATGTAGAAGCATATATACATCGATCTGGGCGGACAGGAAGAGCTG GCAACACTGGAGTTGCTGTGATGCTTTATGATCCCAGAAGGTCGAATATAGCTAAAATAGAAAGAGAAGCAGGTATAAAATTTGAACACGTATCTGCTCCTCAGCCTGATGAAATTGCCAAAGCTATGGGTGGGGATGCTGCTTCAATGATTACTGAAGTGTCTGATAG TGTAATTCCTGCATTCAAATCTGCTGCTGAGGAACTTTTGAAGAACTCTGGTTTATCAGCTGTTGAGTTACTTGCAAAAGCTCTTGCCAAGGCTGTT GGTTATACTGATGTAAAGAAAAGATCACTACTGACTTCAATGGAGAATTATGTTACATTAATTCTTGAGGGAGGAAAACCTATGTTCACCCCATC CTTTGCATTTGGAACCCTGAGGAGATTTGTACCTGAGGATAAGGTTGACGCAGTACAAGGTCTTGCTCTAACTGCAGATGGACAGGGTGCTGTTTTTGATGTACCAGCCAAGGACTTGGATGTATTTCTTAACA GTCAAAAGAATGCTGTTAATGTAAGCCTAAAGATTGCTAAGGAATTGCCAAGTTTACAACAAAGAGAGGACAATAGACCAAGCAGATATGGTGGTGGCCGTGGGTTTTCAGGTGGAAGAAACGGAGGGTTTAGGTTTGGTGGAAGAAGTGGTGGTGGCGGAAGAGGTTTTGGAGGAGGCAGAGGAGGTGGAAAGAGATGGTAA
- the LOC123911472 gene encoding embryo-specific protein ATS3B-like, with amino-acid sequence MMKMVLFLFCFASVLTLSVSESKSVVSLKPHALDSFDVGYIQMKGEQNCSYLVRIETSCSSPKFTSDEISIAFGDASGNQVYGPRLDDPVSRTFEQCSSDSFQIDGPCASPICYVYLYRSGSSDNKGWKPENVKIYGFNADPVTFTFNTSIPSDTWYGYNLCDTPAPSSSIQLSIQKWVLFVMVLGSVFSIWM; translated from the exons atgatgaaaatggttCTGTTTTTGTTCTGCTTTGCTTCTGTTCTTACCCTTTCAGTTTCTGAGTCCAAATCTGTTGTTTCTTTGAAACCTCATGCTTTAGACTCCTTTGATGTTGGCTATATCCAG ATGAAAGGTGAACAAAACTGTTCTTATTTGGTGAGGATAGAAACAAGCTGTTCTTCTCCTAAGTTTACTAGTGATGAGATCAGTATTGCTTTTGGGGATGCTAGTGGAAaccag GTATATGGACCAAGACTAGATGATCCGGTTTCAAGAACATTTGAACAATGTTCATCAGATTCATTTCAAATAGATGGACCATGTGCATCTCCAATTTGTTATGTGTATCTATATAGATCTGGTTCATCAGATAATAAAGGTTGGAAGCCAGAAAATGTGAAGATCTATGGATTCAATGCAGATCCTGTTACATTTACTTTTAACACCTCCATTCCTAGTGACACTTGGTATGGATATAATTTGTGTGACACTCCAGCTCCTTCATCTTCAATTCAACTATCTATTCAGAAATGGGTTTTGTTTGTAATGGTTTTAGGATCTGTTTTTAGTATTTGGATGTAA